In one window of Rhodopseudomonas palustris HaA2 DNA:
- a CDS encoding ABC transporter permease, translating into MKQFWRLLVRNPGGLIGLIILLVVITVAVIGPLLFPTSPWRMVQRPFLPPFTMAGLPLGTDALGRDVMAGIIYGTRVSLLVGLVSTLVALAVGIPVGAMAGYFGGRIGDALMRFTEFFQTVPSFALAIVLVAVLQPSIVSIIIAIAIVSWPPVARLVRGEVLSLRTREYVQAAVVTGQTNSWIIWREILPNALSPVIVLASLMVATAILLESSLSFLGLGDPNLMSWGYMVGAGRTVIRQAWWITVFPGIAILVSVLALNLIGEGLNDALNPRLSKDGR; encoded by the coding sequence ATGAAACAATTCTGGCGATTGCTGGTACGCAACCCCGGCGGGCTGATCGGGCTGATCATCCTGCTGGTCGTGATCACGGTCGCCGTGATCGGCCCGCTGCTGTTCCCGACCTCGCCCTGGCGCATGGTGCAGCGGCCGTTTCTGCCGCCCTTCACGATGGCCGGCCTGCCGCTGGGGACCGACGCGCTCGGTCGCGACGTGATGGCCGGGATCATCTACGGCACCCGCGTGTCGCTGCTGGTCGGACTCGTCTCCACGCTGGTGGCGCTTGCGGTCGGCATTCCGGTCGGCGCAATGGCCGGGTATTTCGGCGGCCGTATCGGCGATGCCCTGATGCGCTTCACCGAATTCTTCCAGACCGTTCCGAGCTTCGCGCTTGCGATCGTGCTGGTGGCCGTGCTGCAGCCCTCGATCGTGTCGATCATCATCGCGATCGCGATCGTCAGTTGGCCGCCGGTGGCGCGGTTGGTGCGCGGCGAGGTGCTGTCGCTGCGGACCCGTGAATACGTTCAGGCAGCGGTCGTGACCGGGCAGACCAACAGCTGGATCATCTGGCGCGAGATTCTCCCCAACGCGCTGTCCCCGGTCATCGTGCTGGCGTCGCTGATGGTCGCGACCGCCATCCTGCTCGAATCGTCATTGTCGTTTCTCGGCCTCGGCGATCCCAACCTGATGTCGTGGGGCTACATGGTCGGCGCCGGCCGCACCGTGATCCGTCAGGCCTGGTGGATCACGGTGTTTCCGGGCATCGCCATTCTGGTCTCGGTGCTGGCGCTGAACCTGATCGGCGAAGGTCTCAACGATGCGCTCAATCCGCGCCTCAGCAAGGATGGACGCTGA
- a CDS encoding ABC transporter permease, whose amino-acid sequence MLAFIAQRIGKAVVVLLAIVVLNFFLIRLAPGDPALVMAGEAGAGDQLFISQLREKFGLDKPMPVQLFLYVKGILSFDLGYSFRQQMPVSKLILDRLPATMLLTGTAFAISLAFGIMFGALAARRAGTWADTAITVLALIFYATPLFWIALMAILLFSVTMEWLPSFGYKTVGANYTGLAHVLDVGAHLILPATTIGLFFMATYARMTRASMLEVKRLDFVKTARAKGLRDAVIQRRHVLRNALLPVVTLAGLQAGTLVGGAVLTETVFAWPGIGRLMYEALLQRDYNLLLGVFVVCSAMVLVFNLITDLIYRSVDPRIEYAA is encoded by the coding sequence ATGCTTGCATTCATTGCCCAGAGAATCGGCAAGGCCGTGGTCGTCTTGCTCGCGATCGTCGTGCTCAACTTCTTCCTGATCCGCCTTGCGCCCGGCGATCCGGCATTGGTGATGGCCGGCGAAGCCGGCGCGGGCGATCAGCTCTTCATCTCCCAGCTCCGCGAGAAATTCGGCCTCGACAAGCCGATGCCGGTGCAGCTCTTTCTATACGTCAAGGGAATCCTCAGTTTCGATCTCGGCTATTCCTTCCGCCAGCAGATGCCGGTGTCAAAGCTGATCCTCGACCGGCTGCCGGCGACGATGCTGCTGACCGGCACGGCTTTTGCGATCTCGCTGGCGTTCGGCATCATGTTCGGCGCGCTGGCGGCGCGGCGGGCCGGCACCTGGGCGGACACGGCGATCACCGTGCTGGCGCTGATCTTCTACGCCACGCCGCTGTTCTGGATCGCGCTGATGGCGATCCTGCTGTTTTCGGTCACGATGGAATGGCTGCCGAGCTTCGGCTACAAGACGGTCGGCGCCAACTACACCGGTCTCGCCCACGTCCTCGACGTCGGAGCCCACCTGATCTTGCCGGCGACGACGATCGGCCTGTTCTTCATGGCCACTTATGCCCGCATGACGCGCGCCTCGATGCTCGAGGTCAAGCGGCTCGATTTCGTCAAGACGGCGCGCGCCAAGGGCCTGCGCGACGCCGTGATCCAGCGTCGCCACGTGCTGCGCAACGCGCTGCTGCCGGTGGTGACGCTCGCCGGCCTGCAGGCCGGCACATTGGTCGGCGGCGCCGTGCTCACCGAAACCGTGTTCGCCTGGCCGGGCATCGGCCGGCTGATGTACGAGGCTCTGTTGCAACGCGACTACAACCTGTTGCTCGGCGTCTTCGTGGTGTGTTCGGCGATGGTGCTGGTGTTCAACCTGATCACCGACCTGATCTACCGCTCGGTCGATCCCCGTATCGAGTACGCGGCATGA
- a CDS encoding ABC transporter substrate-binding protein, with the protein MLKRTLIGLALVCGLNAVAVAEEPKVGGVVNAVIQPEPPGLMLGLVQNGPTQMISGNIYDGLLRYGPKLEPQPGLAESWTVSEDGKVYTFKLRSGVTWHDGKPFTSADVLFSIEFLKQTHARARGNLATLDKVEAPDASTVVFTLKEPFGPFLGIFEVGSMPMIPKHIYEGTDFKANPANNTPIGTGPYMFKEWQKGSFIRLVKNPNYYIKGKPHIDEIYWHVIPDAAARSVAFETGKIDVLPGGSVENFDVPRLSKLKNVCVTGAGWEFFSPHSWLWLNNRSGPTANTKFRQALMFAIDRNFARDVIWNGLGKVATGPSGSAIKYYTSAVPKYDLAPAKAKALLKEAGYKGEKVRMLPLPYGETWQRWAEAVKQNLQDVGINVEMIATDVPGWNQKVSDWDYDIAFTYLYQYGDPALGVGRNYVSSQIAKGSPFNNVEGYSNPEVDKLFAEGAVAFPDTKRDEIYAKAQKILVEDVPVAWLLELQFPTITRCNVKNLVTTAIGVNDGFRDAWLDK; encoded by the coding sequence ATGCTGAAGCGCACTTTGATTGGGCTTGCCCTGGTCTGCGGTCTGAACGCCGTGGCCGTGGCGGAGGAGCCGAAAGTAGGCGGCGTCGTGAATGCCGTGATTCAGCCCGAGCCTCCGGGCCTGATGCTGGGTCTGGTCCAGAACGGCCCGACCCAGATGATCTCCGGCAACATCTATGATGGCCTGCTACGCTATGGTCCGAAACTCGAGCCGCAGCCCGGCCTCGCCGAGAGCTGGACGGTGAGCGAGGACGGCAAGGTCTACACCTTCAAGCTCAGGAGCGGCGTGACCTGGCACGACGGCAAACCGTTCACGTCCGCCGACGTGCTGTTCTCGATCGAATTCCTCAAGCAGACCCACGCCCGCGCCCGTGGCAACCTCGCCACGCTCGACAAGGTGGAGGCGCCCGACGCCTCGACCGTCGTGTTCACGCTGAAGGAGCCGTTCGGGCCGTTCCTCGGCATCTTCGAAGTCGGCTCGATGCCGATGATTCCGAAGCACATCTACGAGGGAACGGATTTCAAGGCCAATCCCGCCAACAACACGCCGATCGGCACCGGCCCCTACATGTTCAAGGAATGGCAGAAGGGCTCGTTCATCCGGCTGGTGAAGAATCCGAACTACTACATCAAGGGCAAGCCCCACATCGACGAGATCTACTGGCACGTCATTCCCGACGCGGCGGCGCGGTCGGTGGCGTTCGAGACCGGCAAGATCGACGTGCTGCCCGGCGGCTCGGTGGAAAACTTCGACGTACCGCGCCTGAGCAAACTGAAGAACGTCTGCGTCACCGGCGCCGGCTGGGAATTCTTCAGCCCGCATTCCTGGCTGTGGCTCAACAACCGCTCCGGGCCGACGGCGAACACGAAATTCCGTCAGGCGCTGATGTTCGCCATCGACCGCAATTTTGCGCGGGACGTGATCTGGAACGGCCTCGGCAAGGTCGCGACGGGCCCCTCCGGCTCCGCGATCAAATACTATACCAGCGCCGTGCCGAAATACGATCTCGCCCCCGCGAAGGCCAAGGCCCTGCTCAAGGAAGCCGGCTACAAAGGCGAGAAAGTCCGGATGCTGCCGCTGCCCTACGGCGAAACCTGGCAGCGCTGGGCCGAAGCGGTGAAGCAGAATCTGCAGGACGTCGGCATCAATGTCGAAATGATCGCCACCGACGTCCCCGGTTGGAACCAGAAAGTCTCCGACTGGGACTACGACATCGCCTTCACCTATCTGTATCAGTACGGCGACCCCGCGCTCGGCGTCGGCCGCAATTACGTCAGCAGCCAGATCGCCAAGGGCTCGCCGTTCAACAACGTCGAAGGTTACTCGAATCCGGAGGTCGACAAGCTGTTCGCCGAGGGCGCGGTCGCCTTCCCGGATACCAAGCGCGACGAGATCTATGCCAAAGCGCAAAAGATCCTGGTCGAAGACGTGCCGGTCGCATGGCTGCTCGAGCTGCAATTTCCGACCATCACCCGCTGCAATGTCAAGAACCTCGTCACCACCGCGATCGGCGTCAACGACGGTTTCCGCGACGCCTGGCTCGACAAGTAA
- a CDS encoding class II aldolase/adducin family protein has product MTAHVPPAAILDQTRQARIDLAAAYRLIHRLGLDDSIYTHISVRLPGRHDRFLINPYGMRFEEVTASNLVEVDIDGNIVDDPLGLGINPAGFTIHSAVHAARTDAMCVLHTHTVAGVAVSCQRQGLLPLNQWALQFTDRLAYHDYEGIALDLDERARLVADLGDKFVMVLRNHGMLTCGRSVAEAFKLMHNLERSCRAQLAVQASGAEISPLSAAVARKTAGQYANFYDSIELRGQPDSEWAAFKRMLGRTDPDFIN; this is encoded by the coding sequence ATGACAGCTCACGTACCGCCGGCGGCCATACTCGATCAGACCCGCCAGGCCCGGATCGATCTCGCGGCTGCCTACCGGCTGATCCACCGGCTCGGGCTCGACGACAGCATCTACACCCACATCTCGGTCAGGCTGCCCGGCCGGCACGACCGTTTCCTGATCAACCCCTACGGGATGCGGTTCGAAGAGGTGACGGCGTCGAACCTGGTGGAAGTCGATATCGACGGCAACATCGTCGACGATCCGCTCGGCCTCGGCATCAATCCCGCCGGCTTCACCATTCACAGCGCGGTTCACGCCGCGCGGACGGATGCGATGTGCGTGCTGCACACCCACACCGTCGCCGGCGTCGCGGTGTCCTGCCAACGCCAGGGGCTGCTGCCTCTCAACCAATGGGCGCTGCAGTTCACCGATCGCCTCGCCTATCACGACTACGAGGGGATCGCGCTCGATCTCGACGAGCGCGCGCGTCTCGTCGCCGATCTCGGCGACAAGTTCGTCATGGTTCTGCGCAATCACGGCATGCTGACTTGCGGACGATCCGTCGCCGAGGCTTTCAAGCTGATGCACAATCTGGAGCGGTCCTGCCGCGCCCAGCTCGCGGTGCAGGCGTCCGGCGCCGAGATCAGCCCGCTGTCCGCCGCCGTCGCCCGCAAGACCGCGGGCCAATACGCGAATTTCTACGACAGCATCGAACTCAGGGGACAGCCCGACAGCGAATGGGCCGCCTTCAAGCGGATGCTGGGCCGCACCGATCCCGACTTCATCAACTAG